In the Theobroma cacao cultivar B97-61/B2 chromosome 1, Criollo_cocoa_genome_V2, whole genome shotgun sequence genome, one interval contains:
- the LOC18613824 gene encoding cytochrome P450 709B2 — MDYVSLALKTALVVVLVSKILQVFKIVVWRPHALTKCFKKQGIRGPPYSLLRGSLDEIKKLRQAAEEIILDTNSNDIVKRVLPHYYIWSSEYGETFLYWHGTDPRLCISDPELAKQILSNKFGYYNKPRARPSVEMLAGKGLALINGLDWVRRRRILNPAFSLDKIKVMVKRMVVCSISMFDEWKHQAELAEDHCTKIEICGEFQKLTADIIAHTAFGSSYIHGREAFTAQRELQRWCAASSANIFIPGSQYLPTPSNLQMWKLDRKLKGSLSRIMESRLTSKISGGANCPYGDDLLGLMMAAAEPTQSKGNLKLHMDEILEECKTFFIAGHETTSNLLTWTILLLSIHPDWQAKLREEVLEECGMGIPDADMLAKLKLVNMILLEVLRLYCPVILLMREASEDMKLGNLMIPKHTLLTIPVVKIHRSKEYWGEDADEFNPMRFMNGISKAAKHPNALMAFSIGPRACIGQNFAMLEAKAVLALILQRFSFSHSPDYKHAPADYLTLQPQHGLPIIVKPLNM, encoded by the exons ATGGATTATGTTAGTTTGGCCTTGAAAACTGCTTTGGTGGTTGTTCTGGTCTCCAAGATTTTGCAAGTGTTTAAGATTGTTGTGTGGAGGCCACATGCCCTGACGAAATGCTTCAAGAAGCAAGGAATCAGAGGGCCACCATACTCTCTCCTTAGGGGTTCTCTCGATGAGATAAAGAAGTTGCGACAAGCAGCCGAAGAAATTATATTGGACACCAACTCAAATGATATTGTTAAGCGTGTTCTCCCACACTACTATATATGGTCCTCAGAATATG GAGAGACATTTCTGTATTGGCATGGAACAGATCCCCGTCTTTGCATTTCAGACCCCGAGCTGGCCAAGCAAATACTATCAAACAAGTTTGGTTACTACAACAAACCCCGTGCGAGACCTTCAGTCGAGATGTTAGCAGGGAAAGGATTGGCTTTGATTAATGGACTAGACTGGGTTAGGCGCAGAAGAATTCTTAATCCTGCTTTCTCCTTGGACAAGATTAAG GTTATGGTAAAGAGAATGGTGGTTTGTTCGATATCCATGTTTGACGAGTGGAAACATCAAGCTGAGTTAGCTGAAGACCACTGTACAAAGATAGAGATCTGCGGAGAATTTCAAAAGCTAACAGCTGATATAATTGCACACACTGCTTTTGGAAGTAGCTATATCCATGGAAGGGAGGCTTTCACGGCACAAAGAGAGCTTCAAAGATGGTGTGCAGCTTCAAGTGCGAATATTTTCATCCCTGGCAGCCA ATATCTCCCTACTCCATCCAACCTTCAAATGTGGAAGCTTGACAGGAAACTAAAGGGTTCACTAAGCCGCATCATGGAGAGTAGATTGACTTCCAAAATCAGCGGTGGTGCAAATTGCCCTTACGGAGATGATCTACTCGGTTTGATGATGGCAGCTGCGGAACCTACTCAATCTAAAGGAAATCTCAAGTTGCACATGGATGAAATCTTGGAGGAATGCAAAACATTCTTTATCGCAGGGCATGAGACGACTTCCAATTTATTAACTTGGACAATTCTCTTGTTGAGCATACACCCAGACTGGCAGGCAAAACTCAGAGAAGAGGTCTTGGAGGAATGTGGGATGGGAATTCCAGATGCTGATATGTTGGCTAAGTTGAAATTG GTGAACATGATTCTACTGGAGGTCTTGAGACTGTATTGCCCAGTGATACTGTTGATGAGAGAGGCATCGGAAGACATGAAGTTGGGGAATCTAATGATTCCGAAACACACACTTTTAACAATTCCAGTGGTGAAGATTCATCGAAGCAAAGAATATTGGGGAGAGGATGCAGATGAGTTCAACCCAATGAGATTCATGAATGGGATCTCCAAAGCAGCAAAGCATCCGAATGCATTAATGGCCTTTTCAATTGGTCCAAGAGCTTGTATTGGGCAGAATTTCGCGATGCTGGAAGCAAAAGCTGTGCTTGCGCTCATTCTTCAGAGGTTTTCCTTCTCCCACTCCCCTGACTACAAACATGCTCCGGCCGACTACCTTACTTTACAGCCCCAACACGGTCTCCCTATTATTGTAAAACCTCTTAACATGTGA